The genomic segment CAGTTCAATAACAACAGGCAAGAAAATTGGAACGAAAATCAAAATTGCTGGAGTTGGATCCATCACGGTACCGATGAGCAACAAGATGAACATCATGATGAGCAAGATAACAACCTTGGAATCGGATACAGACAGCAGTCCATCCGAGATCATCTGAGGAATCTTCGCGAAAGCCATCACCCATGACAGCGCTGCAGAAACAGCAATCAGCAACATCACGATCGAGGTTGTGCGGGTTGCCTTAAGCAAGATCTCACCCATATCACCGATCTTGATGGTGCGGTACGCAAAGCCCAGCACCAAGCAGTAAACAACTGCGATAGCTGCAGACTCAGTTGGAGTGGACCAACCTGCCAAGATACCGCCCACGACGATAACGATCATGAGCAAGGACGGGACAGCGCGCCACAACACAATAAGTGATTGCTTAAAGGTTGGATGTACTTGATTACGCTTGTAGTTTTCTTTACGTGCCAACAGGGTTGCCACGATGACACACGCCAGAACCCACAAAAGCCCTGGTCCAACGCCTGCCATGAACAATGCTGCAATCGATGTAGAAGACACCAAAGAATAAACAATGAAGGTATTGGACGGAGGAATCAACATGCCTGCTGGTGCAGATGCAACGTTGACTGCTGCGGAATAAGGACGGGAGTAGCCCTCTTCCTTCATCTTTGGAGTCATCACAGTACCCACAGCTGATGCTGCGGCGACTGCTGCGCCTGAAACGGCACCGAACAAACCATTAGCTGCGATGTTCGTATTCGCCATGGAGGCAGGCATCCTGCCGACAAGCACCTTGGCGGCGTCGATAAGCCTTGTTGCAATACCGCCTGAGTTCATCAGCGATCCGGCTAATACGAAGAATGGAATGGCAAGAAGTGTAAAAGAGTTGGTGCCTGTAAACATACGCTGGGATACTGCCTGCGCGGCATTTTCAGGTCCAAGCACCGCCATCGCGGCAACCAGCGATGGTAAACCAATGGCAATTGCTACCGGCACCGAAGCGACGATGAGCACCACAATGCCGATAACGAGAATGAGAGCTGCTACAGCTGCTGGTGACAACATGGTTAGTTCCTACCTTCCGCTGAGTCTGCTGAACCGGCTACGTCCGCAGTAAGCGCGACATCTGGATCGTGGC from the Corynebacterium crudilactis genome contains:
- a CDS encoding TRAP transporter large permease produces the protein MLSPAAVAALILVIGIVVLIVASVPVAIAIGLPSLVAAMAVLGPENAAQAVSQRMFTGTNSFTLLAIPFFVLAGSLMNSGGIATRLIDAAKVLVGRMPASMANTNIAANGLFGAVSGAAVAAASAVGTVMTPKMKEEGYSRPYSAAVNVASAPAGMLIPPSNTFIVYSLVSSTSIAALFMAGVGPGLLWVLACVIVATLLARKENYKRNQVHPTFKQSLIVLWRAVPSLLMIVIVVGGILAGWSTPTESAAIAVVYCLVLGFAYRTIKIGDMGEILLKATRTTSIVMLLIAVSAALSWVMAFAKIPQMISDGLLSVSDSKVVILLIMMFILLLIGTVMDPTPAILIFVPIFLPVVIELGVDPVHFGAMVVMNLSVGVITPPVGNVLFVGSQVAGLRVETVIKHLWPYLIAIIIALFVVVFVPQISIWLPTTMGLMGS